One segment of Pseudophryne corroboree isolate aPseCor3 chromosome 10, aPseCor3.hap2, whole genome shotgun sequence DNA contains the following:
- the HES3 gene encoding transcription factor HES-3, translated as MVTHTQPREAGTFRKVSKPLMEKKRRARINVSLEQLKSLLEKNYSQNIRKRKLEKADILELTVKYLKTLQNVVQAGAPVLRSAEYQAGFQSCLSSVSRFLMRSEEPGNISHHYLVQDLSMTSSPASGPCFRTKDSDYHSPNTHATPPANLSPDHKPNTHDVNMASSSPDYRQTKPTLAPRELSHFPASTDRSPAPAISHSPVILSPSSERSPGRDVWRPW; from the exons ATGGTGACCCACACACAGCCTAGAGAAGCTGGCACTTTCAGGAAG GTTTCCAAGCCATTGATGGAAAAGAAGAGAAGGGCCAGAATTAATGTGTCACTAGAACAGCTCAAATCTCTTCTAGAAAAGAATTATTCCCAGAAT ATTAGAAAACGCAAATTGGAAAAAGCGGATATTCTTGAACTCACTGTGAAATATCTGAAAACACTTCAGAACGTTGTACAAG CAGGGGCCCCTGTCCTGAGAAGCGCCGAGTACCAGGCCGGCTTCCAGAGCTGCCTGAGCAGTGTGAGTCGGTTCCTGATGAGGTCGGAGGAGCCGGGTAACATTTCCCACCACTACCTGGTCCAAGATCTCTCCATGACTTCATCTCCAGCCAGTGGCCCTTGTTTCAGAACCAAGGACAGCGACTATCACAGTCCCAATACCCATGCTACGCCCCCGGCCAACTTATCGCCCGATCACAAGCCCAATACCCATGATGTGAACATGGCCAGCTCATCGCCTGATTACAGACAGACCAAGCCCACGTTAGCCCCCCGTGAGTTATCTCATTTCCCGGCCAGCACTGACCGCTCCCCAGCACCTGCCATAAGTCACAGCCCGGTCATACTCAGTCCCAGCAGTGAAAGGAGCCCAGGCCGGGACGTGTGGAGGCCATGGTGA